The stretch of DNA GGCACGTCGGTGCGGTCGCTGCACGAGAACGGCCACCCGCGCCCGGCCGTGACCCGCATGTACCGCACCGGACGCGGCATCACCGTCGCCGACGCCGCGAACGAGATACGCACGTACCAGGCCGCGGTGTTCACCGCGCAGAGCTGGATGATGCTCTCGAAGATCAAGGTCGACGAGGCGCTGCTGCCCGCGGACGTCTGGACCGCGGTCGAGCGCACGCACTACATGGGCGCCTCGAAGCTGTTCGTCGTGGTGGACCGGCCCTTCTGGCGCGACCCGTCCCCGACCGACCCCGACCGCGACACGATGTCGATGACCCTGACCGACCGCATGCCGCGCGGCGTGTACCTGCTGGACGACGGCCCGGACAAGCCCGGCGTGATGTGCCTGTCCTACACCTGGGTCGACGACTCGATGAAGTTCGTCCCGCTCTCCCGCGAGGAGCGCCTGGAGGTGATCCTGGCCTCGCTGGCGGAGATCTACCCGCACGTCGACATCCGCTCGCACATCATCGGCACGCCGCTGACCGTCTCGTGGGAGACCGAGCCGTATTTCATGGGCGCCTTCAAGGCGAACCTGCCGGGCCAGTACCGCTACCAGCGCCGCCTGTACACGCACTTCATGCAGGACGAGCTCCCCGAGCACCAGCGCGGCCTGTTCCTGGCCGGCGACGACATCTCCTGGACCGCCGGCTGGGCCGAGGGCGCGGTGACCACGGCGCTGAACGCGGTGTGGGGCGTGATGAAGCACTTCGGGGGATCGACGAGCCCTGAGAACCCCGGGCCGGGCGACGTGTTCGACGAGATCGCGCCGCCGATGCTGGACGAGGTGTAGGGCGCCCCGGGGCCGGGCCGGGCCGGGCCAAGCCGAGCCAGCCGAGCCGGGTTCGGGGGCCCGGCCCGAGCCCGACCCGAACCCGCCGCCGTCAGCCGGCCAGCCACTCCGCGACGAGCGCCCCGAAGGCCGCCGGGTCGTCCACCCACGGGAAGTGCCCGGCGCCGTCCTGCACCTCGAAGCGCACCCGCGCCTTGGGGAACAGGTCCGCCAGCTCCTTGGCGCGCTCCGGCGTGGGGCCCGGGTCACGGCCACCGGCCAGGATCAGGATCGGCAGCTCGACCGTCGCCAGCGCGGCGATGGTGGCCTCGGGCGTGAACACCCCCTCTGCGAAGTGGATCTCCTGCTTCTCCTCGTCGGCCGGGAGGGCCGCGGCATGGGCCTGGGCGGCGGGTGTCCAGGCGCCGTAGTAGACGGGCATGATCGCCGTCCAGGTCTCCTCGGACTCGTCGCCTTCCTCGGCGCGCTGGAAGGCTTCCCACGCGGCCGGGAACCAGGGCTCCTCGCTGCGGGTGAGGAGCTCGGCGCGGATCGGCTCCATGGTCAACGGGAAGCCGACCGCCCGGGTACCCGGGGTGATCAGCGTCAGACGGCTGACACGGTCCGGGTGCGCGATCGCGTAGAGCATCGCCAGGTTGGCGCCCGCGGAGTGCGCGAGGATGTCCAGCCGCTCCAGGCCGAGGTGCACGCGCAGGGCCTCGACATCGCCGACCATCCGGTCGATGCGGTACGTCTCGGGGTCCTCGGGCACCGCGGACTCGCCGGTCCCCCGGTGGTCGAGCAGGATCAGGCGGCGCGTCGCGGGCAGGCCGCCGAGGTCGCCGAAGTAGGTCGACGCCAGGAGCGGGCCGCCGGGCAGGCAGACCAGCGGATCGCCAGTGCCGGCTTCGCGGTAGGACAGTTCGGTGCCGTCGTAAGAGGTGAAGGTCGCCACGGATCACAGCGTCGCAGAGCTAGATCACGGCTGGGTCTCGCCCCGGCCCTTGATCCGAGCCGGGGACTTGTGGGTGATCGCCGCAAAAGCCGCGACGGCCATCAGGGCTCCGACGCAGAACCCGAGGAAGCCGGCCCATTCGTCGCCGACTCCGCCATGGAGGACGGAGGCGGCGGGGATGCCCGTCACGAGGCCCGCCACGAGGCCGCCGAACAGCGCCCACCATCGGTGGCGGATCGGACGCCGAATCATCTCGAGCGCCAACGGCACGAAGGCCGTGTAGAACACGCCCGGGGCCGGCCCGTTGGGCCGGCCGCCAGGCCAGACGAGGTCGAGCAGTGCTTCCACGGCCGCCAGGACGGCGAGTATCAACGCTGTGGCCGCCATGGAGCCGAGTACCGGAACCGTCCCGCGCTCCATGTGCTCCGGGTGGCCACGGACAGCAGCCGCAGATTGCCGGTGAAGCTCGCTCCCGCCCCGGCACCCGGCTCGTCATGACGATCACTCACGCGATCAGAGTAGGGACACCGTCAAGCGATCAGCCGAGCGCCTTGATCCCGGTCCACGCCGCGTCGCTGCTCACCAGCGTCGGCGCGCCGAAGCCGCCGGAGGCGTCGCCCGCCAACAGGTACAGGCCGCCGGCCGCGCCGACCGCGTAGATGTCGGCGTGCCCGTCGCCGTTGGCGTCGCCCTTGGTGATGACGAACGGGTAGGCGGCCGCGTCCAGGCCCGAGCCGATCTGCACGCGGGTGCTCCCGTCGCCGAAGGTCCCGCCGGCGACGCCCGGGTAGAGCCAGATGACGCCGGTCGCGTCGTCGCGGGCGATGAGGTCCTTCACCCCGTCGCCGGTCACGTCGACGATGCCGATGACGGTGCGTCCGCTCCAGCCGGAGCCGGCGACGGCGGTCGGGGTGCCGTAGTGGTACAGCGTGGTGTTCGGGAACACCTCCAGCTGGTCACCGACCCGGGCCACCAGATCGGCCCGGTTGTGGCCGGTGATGTCGCCGGGCGAGACCAGCTGCGTGAACGCCGGCCAGGAGGACGCGCCGCCGGGCGGGCTCACGAGGACCTCGTGGCCCGAGGAGAACTGGCCGGTCCCGTCGCCGACTTCCACGTACACGTAGCTGGTGGCGGTGGAGTAGAAGGGGAACGACTGGTAGGCGCTCCGGTTGAAGTTGCCGGCGCCGTCGATCAGGTCGCCGGTGAAGTCGGTACCGGCCGACGGCTCGGCGACCGGGCTCGCCACCCCGCCGGTGCCGGTTCCGGCCCAGAAGTGCAGACTGCCGTCGGCGGACACCGAGAGCAGATCACTGTTGCCGTCCGCATTGAGGTCCCCATACGGCGCCGGCAGCACCGAAGCCGCCGCCGGTCCCCCGCTGAGCATCGCGCAGGACAGCGCAGTCAGCGCCGCCGCCCCCGCCATCGCCAGCCGTCGCGCGCCCCCGCGGTTCCCGTTGTCAGTACGCAAAACCCACCCCTTCGGTCTTGGAAAGGAAGGGGGCGCTCAGTCCAACAATCCACTCACCCGGAGATCCGGATGCCGCCCCCGCACCGCAAAGGTGATCTCCCGGGTGGTGGCCGTCAAACGTGAGGCGAGAGCGTCGATGTCCGCGCCGCTCAGCTGTTTCTGGAAGCCGTACAGCGTCAGCACCATCGCGACGCGCTCATCAGGGCCGAAGACCGGAGCGGCGAGGTGGCCGATGCGATGCGTGCTGCCGCCGAAGTCGTCCATCAAATAAGAGGTGTGCGACAGTTCCGCGAGCAGCGGCGGCACCGCCTCGTGGTCGTCCAGCGACTGCCCGAGGCGCACGCCCAGGACGTCCGGCTCCAACCCGACCGAGTAGCCGCGCCGCCTGACCGCGCGCACTCCGTTGCGGAAGCGCTCCAGCTCCGTCTCCGCCAAGGGCTTCCCGACGGTGCTGCGGTTCAGCCAGGTGTCCACGTCGTCGGGCAGCGACCAGGCCATGAACACCGTGCCGATCGGCGGGGCCAGCGGGATGCGCTGGCCGACGCGGACATGCGGGCCGAAGGGGACCACCTCGCCGGCCACCGCCAGGAAGACGATCTCCTCCCCCATCGCCGAGGACACCACGCACTGCAGACCGGTGCCGGCGGCCAGGGCCTGCATCGGCGCCCGCGCGAACTCCACGAGCTCCAGGCGGCGCGCGGCCGCCGCGGAGCCCAGGGCGATCAGCGCCGGGCCCAGCGTGTAGGACTTGTCGCGCGGGTTGCGCAGCAGGAACCCCGAGTCGGCCAGGGCCGTGAGCATCGCGTGC from Catenulispora sp. GP43 encodes:
- a CDS encoding alpha/beta fold hydrolase translates to MATFTSYDGTELSYREAGTGDPLVCLPGGPLLASTYFGDLGGLPATRRLILLDHRGTGESAVPEDPETYRIDRMVGDVEALRVHLGLERLDILAHSAGANLAMLYAIAHPDRVSRLTLITPGTRAVGFPLTMEPIRAELLTRSEEPWFPAAWEAFQRAEEGDESEETWTAIMPVYYGAWTPAAQAHAAALPADEEKQEIHFAEGVFTPEATIAALATVELPILILAGGRDPGPTPERAKELADLFPKARVRFEVQDGAGHFPWVDDPAAFGALVAEWLAG
- a CDS encoding FG-GAP repeat domain-containing protein, whose product is MRTDNGNRGGARRLAMAGAAALTALSCAMLSGGPAAASVLPAPYGDLNADGNSDLLSVSADGSLHFWAGTGTGGVASPVAEPSAGTDFTGDLIDGAGNFNRSAYQSFPFYSTATSYVYVEVGDGTGQFSSGHEVLVSPPGGASSWPAFTQLVSPGDITGHNRADLVARVGDQLEVFPNTTLYHYGTPTAVAGSGWSGRTVIGIVDVTGDGVKDLIARDDATGVIWLYPGVAGGTFGDGSTRVQIGSGLDAAAYPFVITKGDANGDGHADIYAVGAAGGLYLLAGDASGGFGAPTLVSSDAAWTGIKALG
- a CDS encoding IclR family transcriptional regulator, translated to MARPAPAVDRTVAVLNLLAAHPDTAFSLSEMCRRLDINKATAHAMLTALADSGFLLRNPRDKSYTLGPALIALGSAAAARRLELVEFARAPMQALAAGTGLQCVVSSAMGEEIVFLAVAGEVVPFGPHVRVGQRIPLAPPIGTVFMAWSLPDDVDTWLNRSTVGKPLAETELERFRNGVRAVRRRGYSVGLEPDVLGVRLGQSLDDHEAVPPLLAELSHTSYLMDDFGGSTHRIGHLAAPVFGPDERVAMVLTLYGFQKQLSGADIDALASRLTATTREITFAVRGRHPDLRVSGLLD